One Actinoplanes missouriensis 431 DNA segment encodes these proteins:
- the aztA gene encoding zinc ABC transporter ATP-binding protein AztA, whose protein sequence is MLTASHLGFRYAGVPVLHDVNLHAEPASMTAVTGANGSGKSTLLHLLAGITAPAEGAVRRGPGVRVALLPQRTSEIDALPLTVAECVRIGRFTPGGLLRRLTGQDRATVTGLMERLDIAHLARRRLRELSGGQRQRVLIAQTFAQDAGVLILDEPTAALDTTSRRSIHDLLTDRVREGAAVIIATHDDEEAALAGGTLHLTAAEGL, encoded by the coding sequence ATGCTGACCGCCTCCCACCTCGGCTTCCGATATGCCGGAGTTCCCGTGCTGCACGACGTGAACCTGCACGCCGAGCCGGCGTCCATGACCGCCGTGACCGGCGCCAACGGCTCCGGCAAGAGCACCCTGCTGCACCTGCTCGCCGGCATCACCGCGCCCGCCGAGGGCGCCGTGCGCCGCGGCCCCGGCGTCCGCGTCGCCCTGCTGCCCCAGCGCACCAGCGAGATCGACGCCCTCCCGCTCACCGTCGCCGAGTGCGTCCGGATCGGCCGGTTCACCCCCGGTGGCCTGCTGCGCCGCCTCACCGGTCAGGACCGTGCCACCGTCACCGGCCTGATGGAACGCCTGGACATCGCCCACCTGGCCCGGCGCCGCCTGCGCGAGCTCTCCGGCGGTCAGCGGCAGCGGGTGCTGATCGCGCAGACCTTCGCCCAGGACGCCGGCGTCCTGATCCTCGACGAGCCCACCGCAGCCCTCGACACCACCAGCCGCCGCAGCATCCATGACCTGCTCACCGACCGGGTCCGCGAGGGCGCCGCCGTGATCATCGCCACGCACGACGACGAGGAGGCCGCGCTGGCCGGCGGGACCCTGCATCTGACGGCGGCCGAGGGGCTCTGA
- a CDS encoding WD40 repeat domain-containing protein — MIRISLSALLAAALALAGCGAEPEPAATPHGYVAGAEELPEAQSAIAYAARGGQSLRLLDLGTEQEKQVGLTVGAQRLTEDGRFVYVSDGDRTLEIVDSGVWSVDHTDHVHYYRAPARTVGTVTFDAPIASVAGFGAHTAVGTTGGTIRILDRRQLEEGRIAEVATIDSGSSTALAVPYGQGLLVAVGDDRNQPATRIVAMSPDGRETGALQTPCRAPRGWVVLRGGAVIACDDSLVRVKLVNDTPAADVIDAPGGPVPSTGFGNRPRSNEAATADRGGIWSVNAAKATVRHLPAGGRDLIAAASPSDGDMVLALDASGTLISYDVVSGKKVAESALRATTLTLDVNRAYLAEPQARVIHEVDYRDRLRVARTLRATDQPDLAVEVGR; from the coding sequence GTGATCAGAATCAGCCTCAGCGCCCTCCTGGCCGCCGCCCTCGCGCTGGCCGGATGCGGCGCGGAACCCGAACCCGCCGCAACGCCGCACGGCTACGTCGCCGGTGCCGAGGAGCTGCCCGAGGCGCAGTCGGCCATCGCCTACGCCGCCCGCGGCGGACAGTCGCTGCGGCTGCTCGACCTCGGCACCGAGCAGGAGAAACAGGTCGGTCTCACGGTCGGCGCGCAGCGGCTCACCGAGGACGGGCGGTTCGTCTACGTCAGCGACGGCGATCGCACGCTGGAGATCGTCGACTCCGGGGTGTGGTCGGTCGACCACACCGACCACGTGCACTACTACCGGGCGCCCGCCCGCACGGTGGGCACTGTCACCTTCGACGCCCCGATCGCGTCGGTGGCCGGGTTCGGCGCGCACACCGCGGTCGGGACCACCGGCGGCACGATCCGGATCCTGGACCGTCGTCAGCTGGAGGAGGGCCGGATCGCGGAGGTCGCGACGATCGACTCCGGCAGTTCCACGGCACTGGCCGTCCCGTACGGTCAAGGCCTTCTGGTCGCCGTTGGCGATGATCGGAATCAGCCGGCCACCCGGATCGTGGCGATGAGCCCCGACGGCCGGGAGACCGGCGCCCTCCAGACCCCCTGCCGGGCGCCACGCGGGTGGGTGGTCCTGCGCGGCGGCGCGGTCATCGCTTGCGACGATTCCCTGGTACGGGTGAAGCTCGTCAACGACACACCGGCGGCTGACGTGATCGACGCGCCGGGCGGCCCGGTCCCGTCGACCGGCTTCGGCAACCGCCCGCGCAGCAACGAGGCGGCCACCGCCGATCGCGGCGGCATCTGGTCGGTGAACGCCGCGAAGGCCACCGTGCGGCACCTGCCCGCGGGCGGCCGTGACCTGATCGCCGCCGCCTCCCCGTCCGACGGCGACATGGTGCTCGCCCTGGACGCCTCCGGCACGCTGATCAGCTACGACGTGGTGAGCGGGAAGAAGGTCGCGGAGTCGGCGCTGCGTGCCACGACGCTGACGCTCGACGTCAACCGCGCCTACCTCGCCGAGCCGCAGGCCCGGGTCATCCACGAGGTCGACTACCGGGACCGGTTGCGCGTCGCCCGCACGCTGCGCGCCACCGACCAGCCCGATCTCGCGGTGGAGGTCGGCCGATGA
- the aztD gene encoding zinc metallochaperone AztD, whose protein sequence is MNRRGIASIAAASLALAACGNETTAAPEATTPASAAPTVTEPLAITHDAGIYVLDGETLKVAHSVALDGFNRVNPAGDDRSVFVSTAAGFQVLDAAAGKLTDITWPGAKPGHVVRHGDKTILFTDGTGEVSSFNPKDLAQGKPQARQYKTARPHHGVAVELADGTMIVTLGTEESRSGALALDASGKEIARNEQCPGVHGEAVAKGDVVALGCEDGVLLFKNGTFEKVASGREYSRIGNQAGSDASPILLGDFKIDKDAELERPENFSLIDTTTNKITVVPMPKGVTYTFRSLGRGPQGEALILGTDGKLHVIDPATAKITSSVPVVAPWSEPLDWQKPRPALFVRGADAYVTEPATKKVHHVDLTTGKVVASGTLDAIPNEISGTVSGH, encoded by the coding sequence GTGAACCGACGTGGCATCGCCTCAATCGCGGCCGCATCGCTGGCCCTCGCGGCCTGCGGCAACGAGACGACCGCCGCGCCTGAGGCGACGACCCCTGCCTCGGCCGCTCCGACCGTGACCGAACCGCTCGCCATCACCCACGACGCCGGCATCTACGTCCTCGACGGCGAGACCCTCAAGGTCGCCCACAGCGTCGCGCTCGACGGCTTCAACCGGGTCAACCCGGCCGGCGACGACCGCAGCGTCTTCGTCTCCACGGCCGCCGGTTTCCAGGTCCTCGACGCCGCCGCCGGCAAGCTCACCGACATCACCTGGCCCGGCGCCAAGCCCGGCCACGTGGTCCGGCACGGCGACAAGACCATCCTGTTCACCGACGGCACCGGCGAGGTCAGCAGCTTCAACCCCAAGGACCTGGCGCAGGGCAAGCCGCAGGCCCGGCAGTACAAGACCGCCCGGCCGCACCACGGCGTCGCGGTCGAGCTCGCCGACGGCACCATGATCGTCACCCTCGGCACCGAGGAGTCCCGGTCGGGCGCCCTCGCCCTGGACGCGAGCGGCAAGGAGATCGCCCGCAACGAGCAGTGCCCCGGCGTGCACGGCGAGGCCGTCGCCAAGGGCGACGTCGTCGCGCTCGGCTGCGAGGACGGCGTCCTGCTGTTCAAGAACGGCACATTCGAGAAGGTCGCCAGCGGCCGCGAATACAGCCGCATCGGCAACCAGGCCGGCAGCGACGCGTCCCCGATCCTGCTCGGCGACTTCAAAATCGACAAGGACGCCGAACTGGAGCGGCCGGAGAACTTCTCCCTGATCGACACCACCACCAACAAGATCACCGTGGTGCCGATGCCGAAGGGCGTCACCTACACCTTCCGCTCGCTGGGCCGCGGCCCCCAGGGTGAGGCGCTGATCCTCGGCACCGACGGCAAGCTGCACGTCATCGACCCCGCCACCGCGAAGATCACCAGCTCGGTGCCGGTCGTCGCCCCCTGGTCCGAGCCGCTGGATTGGCAGAAGCCGCGCCCCGCGCTGTTCGTCCGCGGCGCCGACGCCTACGTGACGGAGCCGGCCACCAAGAAGGTGCACCACGTCGACCTGACCACCGGCAAGGTCGTGGCCTCGGGCACGCTTGACGCCATCCCGAACGAGATCAGCGGCACCGTCTCCGGCCACTGA
- the aztB gene encoding zinc ABC transporter permease AztB, with the protein MLTSLLEPFTVSFVLRALVGGVLLAAVCALVGVWVIARGMTFLGEAMSHGMLPGVAIASLVGGNLVVGAAASALAMAGGVTALRNSREFGRDTTIGLLFVGMLSAGVILVSHSRSFATDLTAFLFGDVLAIRLPDLILLGGALVLVAAVSAVAYRPFLALTFDPRKARTLGLRPDAANVLMMVLLTVTMAVAFSVVGTLLAFGMLIAPAAAAMLVARRLPAVMLTSFAIGSAATVIGLWISWFAGTAASATIAAVTVLIFFVLLGARRATAAATTARRAMAAAT; encoded by the coding sequence GTGCTGACGTCACTTCTCGAGCCGTTCACCGTCTCCTTCGTTCTTCGCGCCCTGGTCGGCGGCGTGCTGCTGGCCGCGGTGTGCGCCCTGGTCGGGGTGTGGGTGATCGCCCGCGGGATGACCTTCCTGGGCGAGGCGATGAGCCACGGCATGCTGCCCGGCGTCGCGATCGCCTCACTGGTCGGCGGCAACCTGGTCGTCGGCGCCGCCGCGAGCGCCCTCGCCATGGCGGGCGGCGTCACCGCGCTGCGCAACAGCCGCGAGTTCGGCCGCGACACCACGATCGGGCTGCTGTTCGTCGGCATGCTCTCGGCCGGCGTGATCCTGGTGTCGCACTCCCGGTCGTTCGCCACCGACCTGACCGCGTTCCTCTTCGGTGACGTGCTCGCGATCCGCCTGCCCGACCTCATCCTGCTGGGCGGTGCGCTCGTGCTGGTCGCGGCGGTGTCGGCGGTCGCGTACCGGCCGTTCCTCGCGCTCACCTTCGACCCGCGCAAGGCCCGCACGCTGGGCCTGCGCCCGGACGCCGCGAACGTCCTGATGATGGTCCTGCTCACCGTGACGATGGCCGTCGCGTTCAGCGTGGTCGGCACGCTGCTGGCCTTCGGCATGCTGATCGCCCCGGCGGCGGCCGCGATGCTCGTCGCCCGGCGGCTGCCCGCGGTGATGCTGACCAGCTTCGCGATCGGCTCGGCCGCCACCGTGATCGGCCTCTGGATCTCCTGGTTCGCCGGCACCGCCGCGAGCGCCACGATCGCCGCCGTCACCGTGCTGATCTTCTTCGTCCTGCTCGGAGCGCGCCGGGCCACGGCCGCGGCGACGACAGCGCGCCGGGCCATGGCCGCGGCGACGTGA
- the aztC gene encoding zinc ABC transporter substrate-binding protein AztC: MRRLTAAAAAVALLLTGGAACTTRDDASIVVTTNILGDVVREIAGDQAGVTVLMKPDADPHSFAISAREAHTMQSADLVVYNGLGLEEGVLQHVEAAKGENVPAVEVGAAIEPMEYADGDAAGAPDPHFWTDPARMVTAVKLLTEQIVTHVDGVDPVVVRERAAAYTRQLELLDADLAARFAAVPAERRVLVTNHHVFGYLAQRYELAVVGAILPSGTTLASPSASDLASLVTAIEKHRVPAIFADTAQPDRLAQVLAAEAGLRVRVVGLYSESLSDEGGEAASYLAMMRFNADTIITGLSGR; the protein is encoded by the coding sequence ATGAGGCGCCTGACAGCCGCGGCCGCCGCCGTTGCGCTCCTGCTGACCGGCGGCGCCGCCTGCACCACCCGCGACGACGCCAGCATCGTGGTGACCACGAACATCCTCGGTGACGTGGTCCGCGAGATCGCCGGTGACCAGGCCGGCGTGACGGTGCTGATGAAACCGGACGCCGACCCGCACTCCTTCGCGATCTCGGCCCGCGAGGCGCACACCATGCAGAGCGCCGACCTGGTCGTCTACAACGGGCTCGGCCTCGAGGAGGGCGTACTGCAGCACGTCGAGGCGGCGAAGGGCGAGAACGTGCCGGCCGTCGAGGTGGGCGCCGCGATCGAGCCGATGGAGTATGCCGACGGCGACGCCGCCGGTGCGCCCGATCCGCACTTCTGGACCGATCCGGCGCGGATGGTCACGGCCGTGAAGCTGCTCACCGAACAGATCGTCACGCACGTCGACGGGGTCGACCCGGTCGTGGTGCGGGAGCGCGCGGCCGCGTACACCCGGCAATTGGAACTTCTGGACGCCGACCTGGCGGCGCGTTTCGCGGCGGTCCCGGCAGAACGTCGCGTGCTCGTCACCAACCATCACGTCTTCGGCTATCTGGCGCAGCGCTACGAGCTGGCCGTGGTCGGCGCGATCCTGCCGAGCGGGACCACCCTCGCCTCACCCAGCGCGTCCGACCTGGCGTCACTGGTCACCGCGATCGAGAAACACCGGGTGCCGGCGATCTTCGCCGACACCGCGCAGCCGGACCGGCTGGCTCAGGTCCTCGCCGCGGAGGCGGGCCTTCGGGTACGGGTGGTCGGCCTCTACTCCGAGTCACTCAGCGACGAAGGCGGAGAAGCGGCGAGTTACCTGGCGATGATGCGCTTCAACGCCGACACCATCATCACCGGCCTGTCCGGCCGGTGA
- a CDS encoding CBM35 domain-containing protein, with product MRHRKAALVPLLVLAGLTVPSPAQAAGNTLTVDVGTVVRPVTHVAAGGLYATDTGTKPPLEQMYPLRLNHLTQPPPGVQQLGNGATTPCCDGLKVAGKVTSAGAQQFWRLPDVYKDFPYKWVSWADWESKVRTMVNARLSATTTTNVDGYELWNEPDWTWNTASAGSFNAGWTRTHKLIRSLDTVTPIVGPSHSVYNHDWMVSFLTNARDTGTLPDVIVWHELENDRYLDVAAHVADYRAIETSLGITPRPISINEYASPSQVDIPSVAVHYMAVFERHGIRSAERAYWYEAGTLNGLLHNNLPTSSYWTYKWYGDQSGNIVRTVPGSWLEGVAAYDSTRKMVNVVFGGDSGNNTVRVTGLGALGSQVRATVVRSGTTGRTTNQSAPIAVSSGTYTVSGGTISVPVNAMHAWDSYQLVVTPTSGVPTWQQRYEAENATVVNANRFSAGSASNGGYVGQIDGSANSRNQSFVDFLVNVPSARNYTMTIGYANGTGATATQGLAYNGGAFQTVTYPPTAAWGVFGTTVNTTVTLKAGWNMIRLAKGSPNYAGGTGYAELDYINLS from the coding sequence GTGCGACATCGAAAAGCAGCACTCGTCCCCCTGCTGGTCCTCGCCGGGCTGACCGTCCCCAGCCCGGCGCAGGCCGCCGGCAACACCCTCACCGTCGACGTCGGTACCGTCGTCCGTCCGGTCACGCACGTCGCGGCCGGCGGCCTCTACGCCACCGACACCGGCACCAAACCGCCGCTGGAGCAGATGTACCCGCTGCGGCTCAACCACCTCACCCAGCCGCCGCCCGGCGTCCAGCAGCTCGGCAACGGCGCGACCACGCCGTGCTGCGACGGACTCAAGGTGGCCGGAAAGGTGACAAGCGCCGGCGCTCAGCAGTTCTGGCGACTGCCGGACGTGTACAAGGACTTCCCGTACAAGTGGGTCAGCTGGGCCGACTGGGAGTCGAAGGTCCGCACCATGGTCAACGCCCGGCTCAGCGCCACGACGACCACCAACGTCGACGGCTACGAGCTCTGGAACGAGCCCGACTGGACGTGGAACACCGCGTCGGCCGGGTCGTTCAACGCCGGCTGGACGCGCACCCACAAGCTGATCCGCTCACTCGACACGGTCACCCCGATCGTCGGGCCCAGCCACTCGGTCTACAACCACGACTGGATGGTCAGCTTCCTCACCAACGCCCGCGACACCGGCACCCTGCCCGACGTGATCGTCTGGCACGAGCTGGAGAACGACAGGTACCTCGACGTCGCGGCACACGTCGCCGACTACCGGGCGATCGAGACGTCACTCGGCATCACTCCCCGGCCGATCTCGATCAACGAGTACGCGTCGCCGTCCCAGGTCGACATCCCCAGCGTCGCGGTGCACTACATGGCGGTCTTCGAGCGACACGGGATCCGCTCGGCGGAACGCGCCTACTGGTACGAGGCCGGCACCCTCAACGGGCTGCTCCACAACAACCTGCCGACCTCGTCGTACTGGACCTACAAGTGGTACGGCGACCAGTCGGGCAACATCGTCCGGACGGTCCCCGGCTCATGGTTGGAAGGCGTCGCCGCCTACGACAGCACCCGCAAGATGGTGAACGTGGTGTTCGGCGGTGACAGCGGCAACAACACGGTCCGGGTCACCGGGCTGGGCGCCCTCGGCTCCCAGGTGAGGGCGACCGTCGTGCGCAGCGGCACCACGGGGCGCACCACCAACCAGAGCGCGCCGATCGCCGTCTCCTCCGGCACCTACACGGTGTCCGGCGGGACGATCAGCGTCCCGGTGAACGCGATGCACGCCTGGGACTCGTACCAGCTGGTGGTCACCCCGACCTCGGGTGTGCCCACCTGGCAGCAGCGGTACGAGGCGGAGAACGCCACGGTCGTCAACGCCAACCGGTTCTCCGCGGGCTCCGCCTCCAACGGCGGTTACGTCGGGCAGATCGACGGTTCGGCCAACTCCCGCAACCAGTCGTTCGTCGACTTCCTGGTCAACGTGCCCTCCGCCCGCAACTACACGATGACCATCGGGTACGCGAACGGCACGGGCGCCACGGCCACGCAGGGTCTCGCCTACAACGGCGGCGCCTTCCAGACCGTGACCTACCCGCCCACCGCGGCGTGGGGCGTCTTCGGCACCACCGTCAACACCACGGTGACCCTCAAGGCCGGATGGAACATGATCCGCCTGGCCAAGGGGTCGCCCAACTACGCCGGTGGCACCGGGTACGCCGAACTCGACTACATCAACCTCTCCTGA